The following is a genomic window from Tripterygium wilfordii isolate XIE 37 chromosome 19, ASM1340144v1, whole genome shotgun sequence.
TGCATATATTATATTGCTTGTTCATTCTGTTTCTATGATTTAAACCCATAAAAAGCATAATTGCTGCGTTATGGACAAGAAAGGGCACTTGAACATGATGGACCTaggttacacaagagggggggtgaattgtgtccccaaattccgaataggaatccccttatatcaatttcacaaatcaagcaccacaccaagcacacaaagtgagtcttactaatacaatttccctaatttatttccaagcaaACTTGTAACTTAAGTATATAATGCGTCTAGATGCAAAATTCTGTCAATTTAATTATTGGCAAAGTATAGTTGCGCACAAATGGacctatatgagcaatatgaataaattgcacaataggaaccaattgaagcaaagcttctaacaagataagcactagaaagtacttaacttgcaatttttACAGGACAATAGCaatatgaacagaataaacaataatgtaaagtaaataaaataaaacaagttatgttaaattagaagagttaatgaaagctgtaaaagtaaagcaagtaaagaacacacaagtaatttatagtagttcggagacccttctcctacgtctactacctaggttcaccacctaggattttcaaaccttcactaaggtgtggcttttcaagagctccacaaaactcttacacaagggtttcaaaattaccccaactcttccaaaatctcacaaatatagtacccggtttgggttttacaaagataggctcaatgattcactcactcagtgtttgcactcaacaaactaggaggaactctcaagagattttaaagtgaggctcacgaatagaaaatcggatttgaatttagaagagctcacaagaagagaagattcttcacacctggaattgcaatagcaatcggtgaagatgaacaatgaagatttagttcttcacacctgtgtttgcactaagcaaacggtgaagtaagatagaagaatattatatgagcttgagtgagaaattgagagcaaGTAGCTTTGATAATTCTAACTCTTTCTTGTATATTTTCTCTTGTGCTAAGGAGCTGCTTATATAGgccaagaaaaatcatgttcccacgattttagctcttgagataatcatccataaagtcagcaataatgtcttgattcttctctttcaattatGAGATTTTGCCTTGTAAAAGTCTTCGGAACATGTGATAGAACCAACTTCTTTTGACTTGTATAAAAAGCTCCATGATTTTCTCTCAATTAGACTCATTAATTTGACACGTCAAACTATGTATTCAGCTTTGAATTTTGCACTCTTGTATATCATTCTTCATAACCCGTTGAGATTATAAGTTACAAATTTTATTTGAGATGTTCTTGAAATTTCATGTTCtttatgtataaataaatattatttaaattacTTGGAAGTTATTTTATTTCCTTGATTATCGAAAAAAGgattaaaaataaaaggttGGTAAGCAAAGTTTTAAAGCTACAAGAAACATTATAATAAAAAGATTAATTAAACAAGTTATGCCAAGTATATAGTATAACATATAATATAAAGTcttaaaaaatatgtaataaatattttaatatttaaatacatGTAGCGGACAACTGTAGCTCCGCAAGAATTTTATGGTAATTTAGCGTAATTGATGGACATCAATTTTTGCTTATGTTTTGTTGGGCCTTCATCCTGTAAAATAGGATGGAGGACCATCTTAGCGCAACTGATGAGCTTGCTTTTAGGATTGGTAAACAAATCCTTGAACTATTAAATTGAAATTTTAGATTCTTGAACTATTGACTTAAATAGAAAACGCTCCTCACAAATAATTTAAAACTCGGCTCTCAATTGTTTAAAAATACATGCAAATacagaaaataattgaaaagatGAGATTATTTAGAAATACATATTGAGCGCCAAGGTTTCGCATTGAATTTGTGGTGGTAAATCCTAATCGAAAAAGTGTTTGTGATTGTTCCATaataaatgaaacaaaagatATTGTAGGGCTAAGATAGTTATTGTAAGAAAACTCCTAGGTTTCTATGGGGATTTCCCCCATCTCAAAAACTCATCGATTTTAATACAAGGACAGAACTCTTCTCATCGAAAGTAAGatccaaagaaaaaacaagaacaacTTCAAAAGTAGACGATTcgttaaaaaggaaaaaaacataaattcttAGCAAGAATTATGCGATCTTTATTGTAGAGAAACTTGATTTCACCTTAATGAATCAAAGCCTTGAATTGCTAGTTCTGCTGGTATCTTCAAATATGTTGTGACCTAAAGTAGCAAATGCTAGCAGTTCATGGTTACGTTCAAAAACGGCCATCTCTTCTTCAATCAAGTACATAATGGCTTCAATTCCATTCCCCTCTCTCATATCGTTTAAGATTACGAGATTAGACATATTTAGATTGACGATATTAATCCATATTGGCTTTCCCCACCCGAAATCAGCTTCATACAACGGCATTCCACACGACGTAGTCACACAAAAGTAGTGTGCGCCCACCTTACTTACCAAATCCATAATCTCTGAAGTTGTTTCCCCAAAAATATTTTGGCCTTGCTCGAACTTAAATTCTTGCATCCGTTTCCTAAGAAGGGCAACTATCGATTGCAATTCCAAATCGTTTTTGTCCTCAACTTTCATGAGGGTCACCAACGACGCTAAAAGATTGCCAACTACATGTTTTGGCAACGGGGGAGAAAATCTCCACCGCAAGTTTACAGCGCGAGCACACAAATAATTACTTGAATCTCTGCTGAGCAATCTTGTTGTTGTTATTAGACATTTCCAAAGTAGTGCCACCACCACATCTGTTCTGGTCGGGCGTTGCACGTTTGTACTGGTGCATTTTGCTTTGAGTGCTTCAATACTTGAAGGACTGAAAACAAACCTTCTTCCGACGCACTTTTCCCGAGGAAAATCGAAAGTAGGCAAAACGCAATCCTGTGGAGGAAAAAGAGATGACGCGATGGTTAAGTCCGGAAGCACACCGTCGTCTGAGTCTCGAGCTATGGCAGCCCATTTCTCGACGAATGTACAATAAGCGCTTGCGTCGACAATTTTGTGCGTAACGCATATCGCAATTGCCATCCCGCCACATTCAAATACATCGGCTTGAACAGTCACCAAAAAATCCTTGGTCGTTACCAAGGTTCTAGGATCCACCGAGAATAGTTTCTCAAGTTGCGAAATGTCTAGTTGTTCAAGAACGTCGGATAAAGAACAATTGACTCGAGCCTCCACAAACTCTGCTCCTTGATCATTGCATTCAATAGAGGTCTGGTCTATAAATTTTCCTGCGAAGTGGTAGTACTGAGTGAGAGCTTCCGATAAGGATATCTTCAAACGTTGCATACGTTGTAGTAACCCATTTTCCACCACATGAACATTGCTTGACGGGTAGAAGAAAACCACCGGAGCGTAGCTTGTCACTTGGACTTGATCAAGAAGAGagagtttgaaaattttaaggttAGGAGAAGTAGGAGAGGATGGTTTGATGATCTCTCTTCGAGTAATGGAGGTGTAGTActcggttttcgtccggcccaaaaaaaaaaaatagaaaaaattaaaaaattaaaaaatacaataacaataataataattcaaaagcccgttctggagcccataagctcacaaaaaattcaaagcctgtttcttggacccacaagcatgcaaaaaatcctaaagcctatttcttagaccataagcccataaaaattccaacccaaacccaatataactaaaccctagaaaatatctaaaaataggaaaattaaataaataataaagaaaatccttaagaaggaaaggtggttcctttattagggtttcacaaaaataaggaaaagacaaaaatgtaagtcttgagggttttagagaaggagaggaaaatagggtttttgggggcattttgggattttttgaaataaagataagttaaaagggGGAGTGGGAGCCGCAGAAAGAggggagaaaaggagagaaagaaaggtggcatgagaaaaaaaagagagaaaaaaaaaggagagaaagaaaggtagcgtgagagaaaaaaggagaggaaaaaaaagaaaaaaaatgggtCTTTCGTGAGAACAAAAGGGAAGTcggggaagaaaagaagaaaaacggagaaaaaaaaatgaagaaatcgaaggaaggagagaaaaaatcACACAGAAGAAGAAATCGAAGGAGTTTCAGGAGTTGAAGAAACCGGAGAGGAGAAAGCAGGAAAGGGatttcttcttttggttctcGAAAGGTAGCGATTTACTGGATTTCATTTCTTTCCTCCGCTTTACCGATTTCTTGTTTGCTTGGATTTTCATCCCGGTTCTATTCCATTAAAGCATACTCTATTTCTTCACTgatttcttgtttgattgcttttaatcaattgtttgtttggaactggaatttgtttgcttgtttattgGTTTGTTTCACCGATGTCTTGTCCGCTTGgatttcttttgtttgcttGGGTGTTAATGTCGAGATTACTCTCTGTTTCTAATTTCAGGGTTCTAATGCTTGTTAGATGTCTGGGTTTGGCGTCCCTTTTTGAGCCATAAAAGTCAGTTTACATATGTTGATGCCAGGCTCACTCTCTGTTCCGATTTCTCTTGTTTTGATGTTAAGGATagagttggttttttttttatgtttgacATTCTGCCTTTCTATGGGATAATTGCTCTGAAGTTCTTGATTTTGGTTTACATTGTTGAATAGAATATAGTTGATTGTTGATTGTTGATTTCGGTTTCTGATTTTGATTCAGAATAGAGTTGATTTCTGAAATTCTTGTTTCAAATCATTGATGGAGCAAGTTCTAGGTGCATatgtgtgtatctatatatatatatatatggtgtatgtatatatagcgtGTGTGTGGATATATGTGTGCCTCTgtgtatgtgcatatatatatagtgtacgtgtatatgtatatataatgtgtgtgagtatatatattggtatatggatttaatttgatttgagtttctatggtatttgagcaccattttaacccgtatcttgtttgtttttggaTGTTGGACCGGGTTGGATGTCATTTGGGCCGGAACAcgtatttggagattggattgggcttgagtaatggaccgggctctgtggccatatttgtatttgtattttttttatatctttttattttgtatatatatatatatatatatattttatttttttttattttttttttgtcttgtttttatttgtatatatctttgtaaatgtaagccatgtaataggatagtgaaaaaataatgaaaatagtgtagagtagtgtaatttatatttatgcatatttaaattgaatagtatgcatgttagggattATTACTTttggatgcatgtttagaatggaTACTaaaattgtatgcatagatcattttccgcaa
Proteins encoded in this region:
- the LOC119985547 gene encoding stemmadenine O-acetyltransferase-like, which translates into the protein MQRLKISLSEALTQYYHFAGKFIDQTSIECNDQGAEFVEARVNCSLSDVLEQLDISQLEKLFSVDPRTLVTTKDFLVTVQADVFECGGMAIAICVTHKIVDASAYCTFVEKWAAIARDSDDGVLPDLTIASSLFPPQDCVLPTFDFPREKCVGRRFVFSPSSIEALKAKCTSTNVQRPTRTDVVVALLWKCLITTTRLLSRDSSNYLCARAVNLRWRFSPPLPKHVVGNLLASLVTLMKVEDKNDLELQSIVALLRKRMQEFKFEQGQNIFGETTSEIMDLVSKVGAHYFCVTTSCGMPLYEADFGWGKPIWINIVNLNMSNLVILNDMREGNGIEAIMYLIEEEMAVFERNHELLAFATLGHNIFEDTSRTSNSRL